The following coding sequences lie in one Komagataeibacter sucrofermentans DSM 15973 genomic window:
- the carB gene encoding carbamoyl-phosphate synthase large subunit, giving the protein MPKRTDISSILIIGAGPIVIGQACEFDYSGAQACKALKEEGYRVILVNSNPATIMTDPGLADATYIEPITPEFVERIILREKPDAVLPTMGGQTALNTAMALDKSGFLKKHNVELIGANAEVIDRAEDRQKFREAMDEIGIESPRSLIAHTLDEARAALATVGLPSVIRPSFTMGGSGGGIAYNKEEFDRIVTSGLDASPTTEVLIEESVLGWKEYEMEVVRDTADNCIIICSIENIDPMGVHTGDSITVAPALTLTDKEYQRLRDMSLACLRKIGVETGGSNVQFGINPVDGRVVVIEMNPRVSRSSALASKATGFPIAKIAAKLAVGYTLDELTNDITGSTPASFEPTIDYVVVKIPRFTFEKFPGTPALLSTSMKSVGEAMAIGRSFPEAMQKGLRSMEIGLAGLDPVEAPGDGGPDAFRAALSQPRPERILMAAQALRAGLSVEDIHDACRFEPWFLRELAKIVAAEHAVVRDGLPEDADSLRALKALGFSDIQLARLSGTQADEVAKLREGRGVTPVYKRIDTCAGEFASPTPYMYSTYEGGYGVPECESRPTDRKKIVILGGGPNRIGQGIEFDYCCVHAAYALREAGFETIMVNCNPETVSTDYDTSDRLYFEPLTAEDVIALIRREQENGTVLGCIVQYGGQTPLKLSHALEAAGIPLLGTPADAIDRAEDRERFQAMLHRLGLRQPANGIARSPAEAEAVAEKIGYPVVVRPSYVLGGRAMEIVHDRASLQRYMRVALQLAGAEVANGPVLIDHYLNDAIEADVDCIADGKEVYVAGVMEHIEEAGIHSGDSACSLPPYTLSPAIVTELKAQTEAMARELGIVGLMNVQYAIKGQEIFVLEVNPRASRTVPFVAKATGVPVAKIGARVMAGAKLAEFRLDDRAVAPHVAVKEAVFPFNRFPDVDTILGPEMRSTGEVMGLDASFERAFAKSQLAAGVKLPLSGTVFLSVRDSDKAAVKSIGRLLVEMGFKVVATRGTAKYLREAGVAVDVINKVLEGRPNCVDAIRSGEIQMVINTAQGAQAVSDSFDIRRSALTHGIPHYTTIAGARAATHAISAMREGVLEVAPLQSYFKGSF; this is encoded by the coding sequence ATGCCCAAACGGACAGACATCAGCTCCATCCTGATTATTGGCGCCGGCCCGATCGTAATCGGCCAGGCGTGCGAATTCGACTATTCCGGCGCACAGGCCTGCAAGGCCCTGAAGGAAGAAGGCTACCGCGTCATTCTGGTCAACTCCAACCCCGCCACGATCATGACCGATCCGGGGCTGGCGGATGCGACCTATATCGAGCCGATCACCCCGGAATTCGTCGAGCGCATCATCCTGCGTGAAAAGCCCGATGCGGTCCTGCCCACCATGGGCGGGCAGACGGCGCTGAACACCGCCATGGCGCTCGACAAGTCCGGCTTCCTCAAAAAGCACAATGTCGAGCTGATCGGCGCCAATGCCGAAGTGATCGACCGTGCCGAGGACCGCCAGAAATTCCGCGAGGCGATGGACGAGATCGGCATCGAGAGCCCGCGCAGCCTGATCGCCCATACGCTGGATGAGGCCCGCGCGGCCCTTGCCACCGTGGGCCTGCCCTCGGTCATCCGCCCCTCCTTCACCATGGGCGGCTCGGGCGGCGGCATTGCCTATAACAAGGAAGAGTTCGACCGCATCGTCACCTCCGGGCTTGATGCCTCCCCCACCACGGAAGTCCTGATCGAGGAATCCGTGCTGGGCTGGAAGGAGTATGAGATGGAGGTCGTGCGCGACACGGCTGACAACTGCATCATCATCTGCTCCATCGAGAACATCGACCCGATGGGCGTGCATACCGGTGATTCCATCACCGTCGCCCCCGCCCTGACCCTGACCGACAAGGAATACCAGCGCCTGCGCGACATGTCGCTGGCCTGCCTGCGCAAGATCGGGGTGGAAACCGGCGGCTCGAACGTGCAGTTCGGCATCAACCCGGTTGATGGCCGCGTTGTGGTGATCGAGATGAACCCGCGCGTGTCGCGTTCCTCCGCGCTTGCATCGAAGGCCACGGGCTTCCCCATTGCCAAGATCGCGGCCAAGCTGGCGGTGGGCTACACGCTTGATGAACTGACCAACGACATTACCGGCAGCACGCCCGCCTCGTTCGAGCCCACGATCGACTACGTGGTGGTCAAGATCCCGCGCTTTACGTTCGAGAAGTTCCCCGGTACGCCTGCCCTGCTCTCGACCAGCATGAAGTCGGTTGGCGAGGCGATGGCCATTGGCCGCTCCTTCCCCGAGGCGATGCAGAAGGGCCTGCGCTCGATGGAAATCGGGCTGGCGGGTCTGGACCCGGTCGAGGCGCCGGGCGATGGCGGGCCGGATGCCTTCCGCGCAGCGCTTTCGCAGCCGCGGCCCGAGCGCATCCTCATGGCCGCCCAGGCCCTGCGCGCGGGGCTGAGCGTTGAAGACATTCACGATGCCTGCCGCTTCGAGCCGTGGTTCCTGCGCGAACTGGCCAAGATCGTGGCTGCCGAGCACGCGGTAGTGCGTGACGGCCTGCCCGAGGATGCCGACAGCCTGCGCGCGCTCAAGGCCCTGGGCTTCTCCGACATCCAGCTTGCCCGCCTGTCGGGCACGCAGGCCGATGAGGTTGCGAAGCTGCGCGAAGGCCGGGGCGTGACCCCGGTGTACAAGCGCATCGACACCTGCGCCGGTGAGTTCGCATCGCCCACGCCCTACATGTATTCCACCTATGAAGGCGGATACGGCGTGCCGGAATGCGAAAGCAGGCCTACGGACCGCAAGAAGATCGTCATTCTTGGTGGCGGGCCGAACCGCATCGGCCAGGGCATCGAGTTCGACTACTGCTGCGTCCATGCCGCCTACGCCCTGCGCGAGGCCGGTTTCGAGACGATCATGGTCAACTGCAACCCCGAGACCGTCTCGACCGACTATGACACGTCGGACCGCCTGTATTTCGAGCCGCTGACCGCCGAGGACGTGATCGCCCTGATCCGCCGCGAGCAGGAGAATGGCACGGTTCTGGGCTGCATCGTGCAATATGGCGGGCAGACCCCGCTCAAGCTGTCGCACGCGCTAGAGGCTGCTGGCATTCCGCTGCTCGGCACCCCTGCCGATGCGATCGACCGCGCGGAGGACCGCGAGCGCTTCCAGGCCATGCTGCACAGGCTCGGCCTGCGCCAGCCCGCCAACGGCATTGCCCGCAGCCCGGCGGAAGCCGAGGCCGTGGCCGAGAAGATCGGCTACCCGGTCGTGGTCCGCCCCTCCTACGTGCTCGGTGGCCGTGCGATGGAGATCGTGCATGACCGCGCGAGCCTGCAGCGCTACATGCGCGTGGCGCTGCAGCTTGCAGGCGCGGAAGTGGCCAACGGCCCGGTGCTGATCGACCACTACCTGAACGACGCGATCGAAGCCGACGTGGACTGCATTGCCGATGGCAAGGAAGTCTATGTTGCAGGCGTGATGGAACACATCGAGGAGGCGGGCATCCATTCGGGTGACAGCGCCTGCTCGCTGCCGCCCTATACGCTCTCGCCCGCCATCGTGACCGAACTCAAGGCCCAGACCGAGGCCATGGCGCGTGAACTGGGCATCGTGGGCCTGATGAACGTGCAGTACGCGATCAAGGGGCAGGAGATCTTCGTGCTCGAGGTCAATCCCCGCGCCTCGCGCACCGTGCCTTTCGTGGCCAAGGCGACCGGCGTGCCGGTGGCCAAGATCGGCGCGCGCGTCATGGCTGGCGCGAAACTGGCCGAGTTCCGGCTCGATGACCGCGCCGTGGCCCCGCATGTGGCGGTGAAGGAGGCGGTGTTCCCCTTCAACCGCTTCCCCGACGTGGATACGATCCTCGGCCCCGAGATGCGCTCGACGGGCGAGGTCATGGGGCTTGATGCCTCGTTCGAGCGGGCCTTCGCCAAGTCGCAGCTTGCAGCGGGCGTGAAGCTGCCGCTTTCGGGCACGGTATTCCTGTCGGTGCGCGACAGCGACAAGGCCGCCGTCAAGTCGATTGGCCGCCTGCTTGTCGAGATGGGCTTCAAGGTCGTGGCAACCCGCGGCACCGCCAAATACCTGCGTGAAGCAGGCGTTGCGGTGGACGTGATCAACAAGGTGCTCGAAGGCCGCCCCAACTGTGTCGATGCCATCCGCTCGGGCGAGATCCAGATGGTCATCAACACAGCCCAGGGCGCGCAGGCAGTGAGCGACAGCTTCGACATCCGCCGTTCCGCACTCACCCACGGCATTCCGCACTACACCACCATTGCGGGAGCGCGGGCCGCGACGCATGCCATTTCGGCCATGCGCGAGGGGGTTCTTGAAGTCGCGCCGCTTCAATCCTATTTTAAGGGATCATTCTGA
- the greA gene encoding transcription elongation factor GreA — protein sequence MQKFPMTAPGLERLEDELRKLKSEERPAIIRAIAEARSHGDLSENAEYHAARERQPFTEGRIQELEEIVSSVEVIDPASLSGDQVKFGARVKLVDEETDKEATYQIVGVYEADIKQGLLSISSPLAKSLIGKSVGDSVSVPAPGGDRTYEILEVTYG from the coding sequence TTGCAGAAATTTCCGATGACAGCCCCCGGGCTCGAACGGCTTGAAGACGAACTGCGCAAGCTCAAGAGTGAAGAACGCCCCGCGATCATACGCGCCATTGCCGAAGCGCGGAGCCATGGCGACCTTTCGGAAAACGCGGAATACCATGCCGCGCGTGAGCGCCAGCCCTTTACCGAAGGCCGCATTCAGGAACTTGAGGAAATCGTCTCCTCCGTGGAGGTGATCGACCCGGCCTCGCTCTCGGGCGATCAGGTCAAATTCGGCGCGCGCGTGAAGCTGGTGGATGAGGAAACCGACAAGGAAGCCACCTACCAGATCGTGGGCGTGTACGAGGCCGACATCAAGCAGGGGCTTCTGTCCATCTCCTCGCCGCTGGCCAAGTCGCTGATTGGCAAGAGCGTGGGCGACAGCGTGTCCGTGCCCGCCCCCGGCGGCGACCGGACCTACGAAATCCTGGAAGTTACCTACGGCTAG
- the msrB gene encoding peptide-methionine (R)-S-oxide reductase MsrB produces the protein MSDPANKGGASCGCLSPEQLRILREHGTERPGSSPLNNEKRAGEYRCAGCGTPLFYSGTKYESGSGWPSFFEAIPGAVGTATDTTHGMTRTEVHCAHCQGHLGHVFPDGPPPTGLRYCMNGLALTFVPRDGAA, from the coding sequence ATGTCTGATCCCGCAAACAAGGGAGGCGCATCATGCGGCTGCCTGAGCCCCGAGCAGTTGCGCATACTGCGCGAACACGGCACCGAGCGCCCCGGTTCCAGCCCGCTGAACAATGAAAAGCGTGCTGGGGAATATCGTTGCGCGGGCTGTGGCACGCCGCTGTTCTATTCTGGCACGAAATATGAAAGCGGCAGCGGCTGGCCCTCATTTTTCGAGGCCATACCCGGCGCGGTGGGCACCGCCACCGATACCACCCACGGCATGACCCGCACGGAGGTGCACTGTGCGCACTGCCAGGGGCATCTGGGCCATGTGTTTCCCGATGGGCCGCCGCCCACGGGCCTGCGCTATTGCATGAACGGGCTGGCCCTGACATTCGTGCCGCGTGACGGTGCTGCGTAA
- a CDS encoding phosphoethanolamine transferase gives MNLVILTKHIKNLISDKSNIYIFSFSILFYFINKHVSHHDGSYKPIHFEDKYILLICFLAAMGKVVSSITVPLIVIFSLLYYYTSLRYGLVTKSMMQAIAGTNIHQALSMMTSVNILMPFVIVVFVALLVFITWKCNRFRPLLLLVSMLSMVHPLYYAWENGTSINKERNRHNIVERAYYLKRFIPGILGELIYSVGMWCSQENRPAVPHTKIDPAVIGKNEGRRKNIIMVIGESAFASRHTYYGYKAENTTPNMQKLINDNRICVLPHTHSAANMTREAVPMLVSFFEPEHQEKLYSEKNIIELAKDNGYKTFWIASQPGRGEYSRTFGYISEFSDYVTRQDYNNAVSHVTWRDESLLPVVKEKFGEQVDKKFFVIHLMGSHESYADDRTQEDIDSLPHADPYDQSIHRTDRILQQIIDMADKKLGEYTLIYISDHGEIVNQGHGIQFGGYDQYMIPAFIIDKNNEYCKTANDMRNYENYYTSLFTKYLVLDMLGYNVDSKYIEHIKSNDVVLHSDGEVYNYKDIPQPPAH, from the coding sequence ATGAATCTTGTTATTTTAACTAAACATATAAAAAACTTAATAAGTGATAAAAGTAATATTTACATATTTTCTTTTTCCATCTTATTCTATTTCATTAACAAGCATGTGTCCCATCATGATGGATCGTATAAACCTATTCATTTTGAAGATAAATATATTTTATTAATTTGTTTTCTTGCGGCAATGGGGAAAGTTGTTTCGTCAATAACGGTCCCATTAATTGTTATTTTTAGCTTACTTTATTACTATACCTCTTTGAGATATGGTCTTGTTACAAAATCCATGATGCAGGCTATCGCTGGCACGAATATTCATCAGGCATTATCGATGATGACCTCGGTTAATATATTAATGCCATTTGTTATCGTGGTTTTTGTTGCATTGCTGGTTTTTATAACATGGAAATGTAACCGCTTTCGTCCGTTGCTTCTGCTCGTTTCCATGTTAAGTATGGTTCATCCCTTATATTATGCATGGGAAAACGGTACAAGCATAAATAAAGAACGGAATAGGCACAATATTGTCGAGAGAGCCTATTACCTCAAGCGGTTTATACCTGGCATCCTTGGGGAACTGATCTATTCGGTAGGCATGTGGTGTAGTCAGGAAAACCGTCCAGCCGTACCCCATACTAAAATAGATCCGGCAGTAATCGGTAAAAATGAGGGACGACGCAAAAACATTATTATGGTCATAGGGGAAAGCGCTTTTGCCAGTCGTCATACATATTATGGCTACAAAGCCGAGAATACGACCCCGAACATGCAGAAACTGATAAATGACAACAGGATATGTGTCCTGCCACACACTCATTCTGCCGCCAACATGACGCGCGAGGCCGTACCCATGCTCGTGTCATTTTTTGAGCCAGAGCATCAAGAGAAACTCTATTCAGAAAAGAATATCATCGAACTTGCCAAAGATAATGGTTACAAAACATTCTGGATTGCCTCTCAGCCAGGGCGGGGTGAATATTCGCGAACCTTTGGATATATTTCTGAATTCAGTGATTATGTAACGCGGCAAGACTATAATAACGCTGTCAGTCATGTGACGTGGCGAGATGAATCCCTGTTGCCTGTAGTAAAGGAAAAATTTGGCGAGCAGGTTGATAAAAAGTTTTTTGTCATACATCTCATGGGTAGTCATGAGAGCTACGCCGATGACCGCACGCAGGAAGATATAGACAGCCTGCCTCATGCCGATCCGTATGATCAGAGCATTCACCGGACAGACCGGATCCTGCAGCAGATCATTGATATGGCGGATAAAAAACTGGGTGAATACACACTCATCTATATATCCGACCATGGTGAAATTGTTAATCAGGGGCATGGCATACAGTTTGGTGGCTATGACCAATATATGATTCCGGCATTCATAATAGATAAAAATAATGAATATTGTAAAACAGCCAACGACATGCGTAATTATGAAAATTACTATACGTCTCTTTTCACAAAATATCTGGTTCTCGACATGCTGGGCTATAATGTAGATTCAAAATACATTGAACATATCAAAAGTAATGATGTTGTTTTGCATTCTGATGGGGAAGTATATAACTACAAGGATATACCTCAGCCACCGGCTCATTAA
- the carA gene encoding glutamine-hydrolyzing carbamoyl-phosphate synthase small subunit, with amino-acid sequence MPMTIESIIERLGGAEQAAKLAGVSTEAIRKWRQARAIPPKHWTTVLRATGLSLSDLQPDTESDRPEPPMSTSNPIAPAERPKAATAALILADGTILWGRGFGAYSTERALGEICFSTGMTGYQETLTDPSFAGQIITFTFPHIGNTGTTPEDDEATAINARALVVKEDLTAPANWRATESLDAWLRAQNVPGICGIDTRAITRRIREGGPQTAIVAYPADGKFDIPALQAQARAWPGLESMDLAREVTCAKPYGWSEGVWQWPHGTAPLPAKRRKVVAVDYGAKRNILRCLASAGCDVTVVPATATAEEILALDPAGVFLSNGPGDPAATAAYAVPAIKGVLEAGKPVFGICLGHQLLALALGAKTYKLARGHRGANQPVKDLETGKVEITSQNHGFAVDDKSLPADVRATHTSLFDGSNEGIATSRYPAFSVQYHPEASPGPSDSHYLFRRFVDLIDTTTKTA; translated from the coding sequence ATGCCGATGACGATAGAAAGTATTATCGAACGCCTTGGCGGGGCCGAACAGGCCGCGAAGCTGGCTGGCGTCAGCACCGAGGCCATTCGCAAATGGCGGCAGGCCCGCGCCATTCCGCCCAAGCACTGGACCACCGTGCTGCGCGCCACCGGCCTGTCACTGTCCGACCTGCAACCCGATACAGAATCCGACCGACCGGAGCCCCCGATGAGCACGTCAAACCCGATCGCACCGGCCGAAAGGCCCAAAGCTGCGACAGCCGCCCTGATCCTGGCCGATGGCACCATCCTGTGGGGGCGCGGATTCGGCGCGTACAGCACGGAGCGCGCGCTGGGCGAGATCTGCTTTTCCACCGGCATGACCGGCTACCAGGAAACGCTGACCGACCCGTCCTTTGCAGGCCAGATCATCACGTTCACCTTTCCCCATATCGGCAATACCGGCACCACGCCGGAGGATGATGAAGCCACCGCCATCAACGCCCGCGCGCTGGTGGTGAAGGAAGACCTGACCGCGCCCGCCAACTGGCGCGCGACCGAATCGCTCGACGCGTGGCTCAGGGCGCAGAACGTGCCGGGCATCTGCGGCATCGACACCCGCGCCATTACGCGCCGCATCCGCGAAGGTGGTCCGCAGACGGCCATCGTGGCCTACCCGGCAGATGGCAAATTCGACATCCCCGCCCTGCAGGCCCAGGCCCGCGCCTGGCCGGGGCTGGAGAGCATGGATCTTGCGCGTGAAGTGACCTGTGCCAAGCCCTATGGCTGGAGCGAAGGCGTGTGGCAGTGGCCGCATGGCACAGCCCCCCTGCCCGCCAAGCGCCGCAAGGTGGTGGCCGTTGATTACGGAGCCAAGCGCAACATCCTGCGCTGCCTCGCCTCGGCTGGCTGCGACGTGACCGTGGTGCCCGCCACCGCGACCGCCGAGGAAATCCTGGCACTCGACCCTGCGGGCGTGTTCCTGTCCAACGGGCCGGGCGACCCGGCGGCAACCGCCGCCTATGCCGTGCCCGCCATCAAGGGCGTGCTGGAGGCCGGCAAGCCGGTATTCGGCATCTGCCTTGGCCACCAGCTTCTGGCCCTGGCGCTTGGCGCGAAAACCTACAAGCTGGCACGTGGCCACCGTGGGGCGAACCAGCCGGTCAAGGACCTTGAAACCGGCAAGGTGGAAATCACCAGCCAGAACCACGGTTTCGCGGTGGATGACAAATCGCTGCCCGCCGATGTGCGCGCCACCCATACCAGCCTGTTTGACGGCTCGAACGAGGGCATCGCCACCAGCCGCTACCCGGCCTTCTCGGTGCAGTACCACCCCGAGGCCAGCCCCGGCCCGTCAGACAGCCACTACCTGTTCCGCCGTTTTGTCGATCTGATCGACACCACAACCAAGACCGCGTGA
- the upp gene encoding uracil phosphoribosyltransferase yields the protein MTEPATSHDAGVVVVDHPLVQHKLTLMRERQTSTGEFRRLARELSLLLGYEAMRDLPLEPVEINTPMERMEARRLAGKKLCLVSILRAGNGILDGLLDLVPSARIGHVGLYRDPETLEPVEYYLKLPDDVGNRICLVVDPMLATGHSAVAAIDRLKQAGCGKMVFVCLLASPEGVACLRKVHPDVRIVTCAIDRGLDEHGYIRPGLGDAGDRLFGTK from the coding sequence ATGACCGAGCCTGCCACCTCGCATGATGCGGGTGTTGTTGTTGTCGATCACCCGCTGGTGCAGCACAAGCTGACGCTGATGCGCGAACGCCAGACCTCGACCGGGGAATTCCGCCGACTTGCACGTGAACTCAGCCTGCTGCTCGGCTATGAGGCGATGCGCGACCTGCCGCTTGAGCCGGTGGAAATAAACACTCCCATGGAGCGCATGGAGGCCCGGCGGCTGGCGGGCAAGAAGTTGTGCCTTGTTTCCATCCTGCGCGCGGGCAATGGCATTCTCGACGGGCTGCTCGACCTTGTGCCCTCGGCGCGTATTGGCCATGTCGGGCTGTATCGCGACCCCGAAACGCTGGAGCCGGTCGAATATTACCTCAAACTGCCCGATGATGTTGGCAACCGCATCTGCCTTGTGGTCGACCCCATGCTGGCCACGGGCCACAGCGCCGTGGCCGCCATTGATCGGCTGAAGCAGGCTGGCTGCGGCAAGATGGTGTTCGTGTGCCTGCTCGCCTCGCCCGAAGGGGTGGCATGCCTGCGCAAGGTGCACCCCGATGTGCGGATCGTAACCTGCGCCATTGATCGCGGACTGGATGAGCATGGCTATATCCGCCCTGGCCTGGGCGATGCGGGCGACCGCCTGTTCGGTACGAAATAA
- a CDS encoding threonine ammonia-lyase — MITLEDITAAAKRIKGRVLHTPTIPCQTLSRATGADIVLKLDNLQAVGSFKERGAANKLALLTPRERERGVITVSAGNHAQGVARHASLLGIDAVIVMPRFTPAAKVTRTAAWGATVVLEGDNFAEATAHANMLCQREGRVFVHPYDDPEVMAGQGTFALELFEDAGPLDTFVCPIGGGGLLSGCAVAGRALQPGMDIIGVQVENFSSLSGFPGDEVMPPGGATIAEGIAVLQIGRQPLEIIRELVSSVLVVPESAIETAITMLAEGAKQVSEGAGATALAAVLTYPELFRGKRVALPITGGNIDSRILANTLLRSLLRDGRLLCLKMEIPDRPGVLADISRKIGDEGGNIIEVSHQRLFTTPSVQAAELEVMIEARDPEHARALEAELAKTYIVRRA, encoded by the coding sequence GTGATCACGCTTGAAGATATCACCGCCGCCGCAAAGCGGATAAAGGGGCGCGTGCTGCACACGCCCACCATACCGTGCCAGACCCTCTCGCGCGCGACCGGCGCGGATATCGTGCTCAAGCTCGATAACCTGCAGGCGGTCGGCTCGTTCAAGGAGCGCGGGGCGGCCAACAAGCTCGCCCTGCTCACCCCGCGTGAGCGTGAACGCGGCGTGATTACCGTATCAGCAGGCAACCACGCGCAGGGCGTGGCCCGCCATGCCTCGCTGCTCGGCATTGACGCGGTGATTGTCATGCCGCGCTTCACGCCTGCCGCCAAGGTTACGCGCACCGCCGCCTGGGGCGCCACCGTGGTGCTTGAAGGCGACAACTTCGCCGAAGCCACGGCACATGCCAACATGCTGTGCCAGCGCGAGGGGCGCGTGTTCGTGCACCCCTATGACGACCCCGAGGTCATGGCCGGACAGGGCACGTTTGCGCTCGAACTGTTCGAGGATGCGGGTCCGCTTGACACATTCGTCTGCCCCATTGGCGGCGGTGGCCTGCTTTCGGGCTGTGCCGTGGCCGGGCGCGCGCTCCAGCCGGGCATGGACATCATTGGCGTGCAGGTGGAAAACTTCTCCTCGCTCTCCGGCTTTCCCGGTGATGAGGTGATGCCGCCGGGCGGTGCCACCATCGCCGAGGGCATTGCGGTGCTGCAGATCGGCCGCCAGCCGCTCGAGATCATTCGGGAACTCGTCTCCAGCGTGCTGGTCGTGCCGGAAAGCGCGATCGAGACCGCTATCACCATGCTGGCTGAAGGGGCCAAGCAGGTGAGCGAGGGCGCGGGGGCTACAGCCCTTGCCGCCGTGCTGACCTACCCTGAACTGTTCCGGGGCAAGCGCGTGGCGCTGCCCATTACGGGCGGTAACATCGACAGCCGCATCCTGGCCAACACCCTGCTGCGCTCGCTGCTGCGCGACGGACGGCTTTTGTGCCTGAAGATGGAGATTCCCGACCGCCCCGGCGTGCTGGCCGACATCTCGCGCAAGATAGGCGATGAGGGCGGCAACATCATCGAGGTCTCGCATCAACGCCTGTTCACCACGCCCAGCGTGCAGGCCGCCGAGCTTGAAGTGATGATCGAGGCGCGTGACCCCGAGCATGCCCGGGCACTCGAAGCTGAACTGGCCAAGACCTATATCGTGCGGCGCGCCTGA
- the gpmI gene encoding 2,3-bisphosphoglycerate-independent phosphoglycerate mutase — protein sequence MNDHETVNRPLRPVMLAVLDGFGWREDDADNAIRAARTPAFDKLWATGPHAFLKTCGEDVGLPDGQMGNSEVGHLNIGAGRVVMQELPRISTGLADGTVANSAVMQDFIAALKKTGGTCHLMGLVSPGGVHAHQDHAVALARIVRAAGVPVTMHIFTDGRDTAPQSGHGYVCKLLSALPEGTRIGTVSGRYYAMDRDRRWERVEKTYNAIVAGEGPHAGDALDVLDKAYEAGTTDEFIIPTVIGEYGGMRDGDGVLSFNFRADRIRQLLDALLEPGFEGFTRAKVVNFAAVTGMTRYSDRLAELITVLFPPQSLHDLLGDVVSAAGLKQLRMAETEKYPHVTYFLNGGREAQLAGEDRIMVPSPKVATYDLQPEMSASELTDRAVEAIGSGKYDLIVLNFANADMVGHTGVLAAAIKAVEAVDTGLGRIAKAIEHAGGALLVTADHGNAETMFDSETNGPHTAHTLNVVPVVLAGGPQGMELHDGRLADLAPTLLQLMHLPQPAAMTGKSLLDGPAPS from the coding sequence ATGAACGACCATGAAACAGTGAACCGGCCGCTCCGCCCCGTCATGCTGGCAGTGCTTGATGGATTCGGCTGGCGCGAGGATGACGCTGATAACGCGATCAGGGCCGCCCGTACCCCCGCTTTTGATAAATTATGGGCGACCGGTCCCCACGCCTTCCTCAAGACCTGCGGCGAGGACGTGGGCCTGCCGGATGGCCAGATGGGCAATTCCGAGGTTGGCCACCTCAATATCGGCGCAGGCCGCGTGGTCATGCAGGAACTGCCGCGCATCAGCACGGGCCTCGCCGATGGCACGGTGGCGAACAGCGCCGTGATGCAGGACTTCATCGCAGCGCTCAAGAAAACCGGCGGCACCTGCCACCTCATGGGCCTCGTCTCGCCCGGTGGCGTGCATGCGCATCAGGACCATGCGGTGGCCCTTGCCCGCATTGTGCGCGCGGCGGGCGTGCCGGTGACCATGCACATCTTTACTGATGGCCGCGACACCGCCCCGCAATCGGGGCACGGCTATGTGTGCAAACTGCTCTCGGCCCTGCCCGAGGGCACCCGCATCGGCACCGTGTCAGGCCGCTATTACGCTATGGACCGCGACCGGCGATGGGAGCGGGTGGAGAAGACTTACAACGCCATCGTGGCCGGTGAAGGCCCGCATGCGGGCGATGCGCTCGATGTGCTCGACAAGGCTTATGAGGCGGGCACGACCGATGAGTTCATCATCCCCACCGTCATTGGCGAATATGGCGGCATGCGTGATGGCGATGGGGTGCTGAGCTTCAACTTCCGCGCCGACCGCATCCGCCAGTTGCTCGATGCGCTGCTCGAGCCGGGTTTCGAGGGCTTTACGCGCGCGAAAGTGGTCAATTTCGCTGCCGTCACCGGCATGACCCGCTACAGCGACCGGCTGGCCGAACTGATTACCGTGCTCTTTCCGCCGCAATCCCTGCATGACCTGCTTGGCGATGTGGTGAGTGCCGCGGGACTGAAACAGCTGCGCATGGCCGAGACGGAAAAATACCCGCACGTCACCTACTTCCTCAATGGCGGGCGCGAGGCACAGCTTGCGGGCGAGGACCGGATCATGGTCCCCTCCCCCAAGGTCGCGACCTATGACCTCCAGCCCGAAATGTCGGCCTCCGAACTGACTGACCGCGCGGTGGAGGCGATCGGCAGCGGCAAATACGACCTGATCGTGCTCAACTTCGCCAATGCCGACATGGTGGGCCATACCGGCGTGCTCGCCGCCGCCATCAAAGCGGTCGAGGCGGTGGATACGGGGCTGGGCCGCATTGCCAAAGCCATCGAACACGCAGGTGGCGCATTGCTGGTCACCGCCGATCACGGTAATGCGGAAACCATGTTCGACTCCGAAACCAACGGCCCCCATACCGCCCACACGCTCAACGTGGTGCCCGTGGTGCTTGCAGGTGGCCCGCAGGGCATGGAACTGCATGATGGCCGCCTGGCCGATCTGGCGCCCACGCTGCTGCAACTCATGCACCTGCCCCAGCCCGCCGCCATGACCGGGAAGTCGCTGCTGGATGGGCCTGCGCCATCCTGA